A section of the Cygnus olor isolate bCygOlo1 chromosome 14, bCygOlo1.pri.v2, whole genome shotgun sequence genome encodes:
- the RUFY1 gene encoding RUN and FYVE domain-containing protein 1 isoform X2, whose protein sequence is MAAASRAPREARGGRRGCRGNAGAMGPGLGGSPCPAGVRYHAMEERTNLMNMMKLSIKTLIQSALSLGRTLDSDFPPLQQFFVVLEHCLKHGLKVKKTFIGQNKSFFGPLELVEKLCPEASDIATSVKNLPELKTAVGRGRAWLYLALMQKKLADYLKVLLDHKHLLSEFYEPDALMMEEEGAVIVGLLVGLNVIDANLCLKGEDLDSQVGVIDFSLYLKETQDSDSKQDGGITAVLDQKHYVEELNRHLSCTVADLQNKIDCLEKTNSKLQEELAAATDRIGSLQEEQQQLKQQNELIRERSEKSVEVTKEDTKVELDTYRQSRQGLDEMYSDVWKQLKEEKKIRLELEKELELQIGMKTEMEIAMKLLEKDTHEKQDTLVALRQQLEEVKAINLQMFHKSQNAECSLQQKTEAISSFEEKTNEMMSSMKQMEERLQHAEKARQAAEERCNKMKQELAGRLDTCRQQMSQLDSKCSTLEKELKSEKEQRQTLQRELHQEKDATSLLKTELEQMEGLKKELRKLQDEKQQLEKVCEEQEQALQEMGLHLSQSKLKMEDIKEVNKALKGHTWLKDDEATHCKQCEKEFSISRRKHHCRNCGDIFCNTCSSNELALPSYPKPVRVCDTCHTLLLQRCSSNSS, encoded by the exons ATGGCGGCGGCCTCGCGAGCACCGCGAGAGGCGCGGGGCGGGAGGCGGGGTTGCCGTGGTAACGCAGGAGCCATGGGGCCTGGCCTcgggggcagcccctgccccgcag GTGTGCGATACCACGCCATGGAGGAGCGCACCAACCTGATGAACATGATGAAGCTCAGTATCAAAACCCTCATCCAGTCGGCCCTCAGCCTGGGCCGCACGCTGGACTCGGACTTCCCTCCCTTGCAGCAGTTCTTCGTGGTGCTGGAGCACTGCCTCAAGCACGGCCTGAAAG TGAAGAAGACCTTTATTGGACAGAACAAGTCGTTCTTTGGTCCTTTGGAGCTTGTGGAAAAACTTTGTCCTGAAGCATCAGATATAGCGACTAGTGTTAAAAATCTGCCAGAGTTGAA gaCTGCTGTGGGAAGAGGACGGGCTTGGCTTTACCTGGCACTCATGCAAAAGAAGTTGGCAGATTATCTCAAAGTGCTCTTGGACCACAAGCATCTATTAAG TGAATTTTACGAGCCTGATGCGTTGATGAtggaggaagaaggagcagTCATTGTGGGTCTGTTAGTTGGACTGAATGTTATTGATGCAAACCTTTGCTTGAAAGGAGAAGACTTGGATTCCCAG GTTGGAGTGATTGATTTTTCCTTGTACCTGAAGGAAACGCAGGACAGTGATAGCAAACA AGATGGAGGGATTACTGCTGTCCTTGACCAGAAGCATTATGTAGAAGAACTTAACCGGCATCTAAG TTGCACAGTTGCCGATCTTCAGAACAAAATAGACTGTTTAGAGAAGACTAATTcaaagctgcaggaagag CTGGCAGCAGCAACTGACCGAATTGGATCTCttcaggaagagcagcagcagttaaaacaacaaaacgAATTAATTCGTGAACGGAGTGAAAAAAGTGTAGAG GTAACAAAAGAGGATACAAAAGTAGAATTGGATACTTACAGGCAGTCACGGCAGGGTCTTGATGAAATGTACAGCGATGTCTGGAAGCagttgaaagaagaaaaaaagatcaggCTG GAACTAGAGAAAGAGTTGGAGCTACAGAttggaatgaaaacagaaatggaaattgcCATGAAACTTCTGGAAAAAGATACTCATGAAAAACAAGACACCCTGGTTGCGCTTCGTCAACAGTTAGAAGAAGTGAAAGCTATTAACTTGCAGATGTTTCACAAATCTCAG AATGCGGAGTGTTCattacaacagaaaacagaagcaatatcttcctttgaagaaaaaacaaatgagatgaTGTCTTCTatgaaacaaatggaagaaag ATTGCAGCATGCAGAAAAGGCAAGgcaagctgcagaagaaagatgcAACAAGATGAAGCAAGAGCTTGCTGGCAGGCTTGACACTTGTCGGCAACAGATGTCCCAGCTGGACAGCAAATG ctcaaCGCTGGAGAAGGAGTTAAAATCTGAAAAGGAACAGAGACAAACTTTGCAAAGAGAACTACACCAAGAGAAGGATGCTACCTCTCTGCTTAAAACAGAATTGGAACAAATGGAAGGACTGAAAAAG GAACTGAGAAAACTGCAAGATGAGAAGCAGCAGTTAGAGAAAGTCTGTGAAGAACAGGAGCAAGCTCTTCAAGAAATGGGACTTCATCTCAGCCA atctAAGCTGAAGATGGAAGATATTAAAGAAGTAAATAAAGCACTAAAG GGTCATACCTGGCTGAAGGATGATGAAGCAACACACTGCAAGCAATGCGAAAAGGAGTTCTCTATCTCAAGAAGAAAG CATCACTGCAGAAACTGCGGGGACATCTTCTGCAACACTTGTTCCAGCAATGAACTTGCACTGCCATCATATCCTAAACCTGTCCGTGTCTGTGATACTTGTCACACCTTACTACTTCAGCGGTGCTCATCTAATTCCTCCTAA
- the RUFY1 gene encoding RUN and FYVE domain-containing protein 1 isoform X3, with translation MEERTNLMNMMKLSIKTLIQSALSLGRTLDSDFPPLQQFFVVLEHCLKHGLKVKKTFIGQNKSFFGPLELVEKLCPEASDIATSVKNLPELKTAVGRGRAWLYLALMQKKLADYLKVLLDHKHLLSEFYEPDALMMEEEGAVIVGLLVGLNVIDANLCLKGEDLDSQVGVIDFSLYLKETQDSDSKQDGGITAVLDQKHYVEELNRHLSCTVADLQNKIDCLEKTNSKLQEELAAATDRIGSLQEEQQQLKQQNELIRERSEKSVEVTKEDTKVELDTYRQSRQGLDEMYSDVWKQLKEEKKIRLELEKELELQIGMKTEMEIAMKLLEKDTHEKQDTLVALRQQLEEVKAINLQMFHKSQNAECSLQQKTEAISSFEEKTNEMMSSMKQMEERLQHAEKARQAAEERCNKMKQELAGRLDTCRQQMSQLDSKCSTLEKELKSEKEQRQTLQRELHQEKDATSLLKTELEQMEGLKKELRKLQDEKQQLEKVCEEQEQALQEMGLHLSQSKLKMEDIKEVNKALKGHTWLKDDEATHCKQCEKEFSISRRKHHCRNCGDIFCNTCSSNELALPSYPKPVRVCDTCHTLLLQRCSSNSS, from the exons ATGGAGGAGCGCACCAACCTGATGAACATGATGAAGCTCAGTATCAAAACCCTCATCCAGTCGGCCCTCAGCCTGGGCCGCACGCTGGACTCGGACTTCCCTCCCTTGCAGCAGTTCTTCGTGGTGCTGGAGCACTGCCTCAAGCACGGCCTGAAAG TGAAGAAGACCTTTATTGGACAGAACAAGTCGTTCTTTGGTCCTTTGGAGCTTGTGGAAAAACTTTGTCCTGAAGCATCAGATATAGCGACTAGTGTTAAAAATCTGCCAGAGTTGAA gaCTGCTGTGGGAAGAGGACGGGCTTGGCTTTACCTGGCACTCATGCAAAAGAAGTTGGCAGATTATCTCAAAGTGCTCTTGGACCACAAGCATCTATTAAG TGAATTTTACGAGCCTGATGCGTTGATGAtggaggaagaaggagcagTCATTGTGGGTCTGTTAGTTGGACTGAATGTTATTGATGCAAACCTTTGCTTGAAAGGAGAAGACTTGGATTCCCAG GTTGGAGTGATTGATTTTTCCTTGTACCTGAAGGAAACGCAGGACAGTGATAGCAAACA AGATGGAGGGATTACTGCTGTCCTTGACCAGAAGCATTATGTAGAAGAACTTAACCGGCATCTAAG TTGCACAGTTGCCGATCTTCAGAACAAAATAGACTGTTTAGAGAAGACTAATTcaaagctgcaggaagag CTGGCAGCAGCAACTGACCGAATTGGATCTCttcaggaagagcagcagcagttaaaacaacaaaacgAATTAATTCGTGAACGGAGTGAAAAAAGTGTAGAG GTAACAAAAGAGGATACAAAAGTAGAATTGGATACTTACAGGCAGTCACGGCAGGGTCTTGATGAAATGTACAGCGATGTCTGGAAGCagttgaaagaagaaaaaaagatcaggCTG GAACTAGAGAAAGAGTTGGAGCTACAGAttggaatgaaaacagaaatggaaattgcCATGAAACTTCTGGAAAAAGATACTCATGAAAAACAAGACACCCTGGTTGCGCTTCGTCAACAGTTAGAAGAAGTGAAAGCTATTAACTTGCAGATGTTTCACAAATCTCAG AATGCGGAGTGTTCattacaacagaaaacagaagcaatatcttcctttgaagaaaaaacaaatgagatgaTGTCTTCTatgaaacaaatggaagaaag ATTGCAGCATGCAGAAAAGGCAAGgcaagctgcagaagaaagatgcAACAAGATGAAGCAAGAGCTTGCTGGCAGGCTTGACACTTGTCGGCAACAGATGTCCCAGCTGGACAGCAAATG ctcaaCGCTGGAGAAGGAGTTAAAATCTGAAAAGGAACAGAGACAAACTTTGCAAAGAGAACTACACCAAGAGAAGGATGCTACCTCTCTGCTTAAAACAGAATTGGAACAAATGGAAGGACTGAAAAAG GAACTGAGAAAACTGCAAGATGAGAAGCAGCAGTTAGAGAAAGTCTGTGAAGAACAGGAGCAAGCTCTTCAAGAAATGGGACTTCATCTCAGCCA atctAAGCTGAAGATGGAAGATATTAAAGAAGTAAATAAAGCACTAAAG GGTCATACCTGGCTGAAGGATGATGAAGCAACACACTGCAAGCAATGCGAAAAGGAGTTCTCTATCTCAAGAAGAAAG CATCACTGCAGAAACTGCGGGGACATCTTCTGCAACACTTGTTCCAGCAATGAACTTGCACTGCCATCATATCCTAAACCTGTCCGTGTCTGTGATACTTGTCACACCTTACTACTTCAGCGGTGCTCATCTAATTCCTCCTAA